The nucleotide sequence ATGCGGGGGTGGGCATGCGGGGGTGGGCATGCGGGGGTGGGCATGCGGGGGTAAGTTCGAGTCTCGTGACCTCGTCCCTCCCTGAGGCGAATCGCTTCGCGCCGCGTACACCCGTCTCCCCACTCCCGTCTCCCGCCTCCCATGTCCCTCACCATCAACGAGACCTTTCGAGTCGACGCCGCGCCCGATCGGGTCTGGCAGTTCCTCAAGAACCCGGCGGAAGTGGTCACCTGCCTCCCGGGAGCAGAGCTCACCGAGACGATCGACGCGCAGACCTACGGCGGGCGGGTGAAGGTGAAGGTGGGGCCGATCACGGCCGCCTATGCGGGGAAGGCGACGCTGACCCTGGTGGACGATGCGGCCCGGCGGATGCAGATCGTCGGCGAAGGAAAGGAGAGTGGGGGCTCCGGGTCGGCGCGCATGACGATGACGGGGGTGGTGACCCCGCTCCCCGACGGCGGGAGTGAAGTGAGCGTCGACGCCGTGGTCGATGTCGCCGGCCGGGTGATGCAGTTCGGGCGCGGGCTCATCGAGTCGGTCAACAAGCAGCTCTTCCGGCAGTTCGCCGAGTCGGTGCAGGCCAAGCTCGCGACGCCGGGCGGCGCGGTGCCCGCACCCGCGGACTCGGCGGGGGAGGCGCCCACCGTTCCCCCGCCACCCGGGGGAGGCGGGGCCGCGCCCCCCTCCATCGAACCGACAGCTGCAAGCCTGTCCGCGTCCGCAGGGGAGGCGCCTGCGCCCCCGCCGGCGGGAAGGACGAGCGCCGCCCCGGCCACGACGCCCCGAGCCGACGGGGCGATCGCCAAGGGCGAGGAACTGCGCGCGCTCCCGCTGCTCTGGAAGGTGTTCGTCTCGTGGCTGCGGCGCGTGTTCGGCGGGAAGCGTTAGGCAACCCCCAGGCGCAACGAACCCGGGCGGTGCCGTGCGGCATCGCCCGGGTTCGCGTCGGCGCCGCCCCGCCGGTCAGCCGGTCAGCCGGTCAGCCGGCCGCCGCGGCGAGCGCGCGCGTGAGGGCGCGGCGGGTGTGCACCCGCGCCAGGTTCCCCTTGTAGGCGGCGCTCCCCTTGGCGTCGTCGACGAAGACGATCCCGTCGGCCGCGTGCGACGCGGCGGCCGCCACCGTGGCCGCGGTCGCCGGCTTGCCGACGAGCGCCCCTTCCACCGCCGCCAGCCGCATCGCCTTGGGGCCAAGCCCGGTCATGCCGATGCGGGCCGCGGCGATCTTCCCGCCGCTCACCTGCAGCTCGGCCGCGATGCCGACGATGGCGTAGCCCGACGCCGGGTCAGGGTCCTTCTCGTACGCCCCGCCGCCCCCCGCCCCCCGGGCGGGGACGCGGATCTCGGTGAGCATCTCCCCCGGCTGCAACGCCGTGGTGAAGACGTCGGTGAAGAAGTCGTCCGCGGCGATGGCGCGCGTGCCGCCGGGGCCGGTGGCCACCAGCGTTGCCCCCAAGGCGAGCATCGCGGCGGGGAGGTCGGCGGCGGGGTCGGCGTGCGCCAGCGACCCCCCGATCGTTCCCATGTTGCGGATGAGCGGGTCGCCGATGTGGCTCGCCACCTCCGCCAGGAGCGGCGCCTTCTGCCGCACGACGGGTGACGAGACGACGCTCGCATGGCGCGCCGTGGCCCCGATGTGCACCGCCGAGCCGCCGTCGGTGATGGCCGACAGGGCCGGAATGCGCCCGATGTCGATGAGGTGGGCCGGGGTGGCGAAGCGGAGCTTCATCACCGGGATCAGCGAGTGCCCCCCGGCGAGCAGCTTGGCGTCGTCGCCGTACCTGGCCAGGAGCGCCAGCGCATCGGGGACGCTGGTGGCCGCGTGGTATTCGAAGGATGCGGGATACATGGTCAGTTCCCCCCCTTGGCGTCCTGGATCGCCGACCAGATGCGGCCCGCGGTCAGGGGCATGTCGAGGTGGGTGATGCCGAAGGGTGAGAGGGCGTCGATCACGGCGTTGGCCACGGCGGCGGTGGAGGCGATGGTCCCGGCCTCGCCCGCCCCCTTCACGCCTAACGGGTTGACCGGCGAGGGGGTCACCGTGCGGTCGGTCTCGAAGTTGGGGAGGAACTCGGCCTTCGGGATGGCGTAGTTCATCAGCGACCCGGTCAGCAGCTGCCCGTTGGAGTCGTACTGGGCCCCTTCCCACAGCGCCTGGGCGGTCCCCTGCGCAATGCCGCCGTGCAGCTGGCCGTCGACGATCATCGGGTTGATCACGTTGCCGAAGTCATCGACCGCGACGTAGCGCCGCACCGTCACGTGCCCGGTCTCGCCATCCACCTCGACGACCGCGATGTGCGTCCCGAAGGGGAAGACGAAGTTTCCCGGGTTGAAGAACGTGGTCGCCTCGAGCCCGGGCTCCATCCCCTCGGGGATGTTGTGCGCCAGGTAGGCGGCGAGCGCCACCTCGCCGAATCCCTTCGTGCGCTGCGGCGACCCCTTCACGAAGTAGTTGCCGCCGGCAAAGTCGACGTCCTCGGGGGCGGCCTCCAGGAGGTGCGCCGCGATCCGGCGCCCCTTCTCCTTCACCTTCTGCAGCGAGTTGAAGAGGGCGGCGCCCCCCACCGCGCCCGAGCGCGACCCGTAGGTCCCCATCCCGAACGGCACGCGCCCGGTGTCGCCGTGCACGATCTCCACGTCGTCCATGGAGCACCCGAGCTCGCTGGCGACCACCTGCGCGAACGTCGTCTCGTGCCCCTGCCCGTGCGAATGCGAGCCGGTGAACACGGTGACCTTGCCGGTGGGATGGATGCGCACCACCCCGGACTCGTAGAGCCCGGCCTGCGCGCCTAACGCCCCGACGATGTGCGAGGGGGCCAGCCCGCACGCCTCGATGTACGACGACAGGCCGATCCCCAGGTACTTCCCCTTGGCGCGCGCCGCCGCCTGCTCGGCGCGAAGGCCCTGGTAATCGACCATCGCCAGCGCCTTGTCGAGCGCGGGCTCGTAGTTCCCGCTGTCGTACTGCAGCGCCACCGCCGTCTGGAACGGGAAGGCGTCGGGGGCGACGAGGTTGCGCCGGCGCAGCTCGGCCGGGTCGATCCCGAGCTGGTGCGCCGCGACGTCGAGCGTCCGCTCGAGCACGTACGTCGCCTCGGGGCGTCCGGCGCCGCGATACGCGTCGACGGGCGTGGTGTGCGTGTACGCGGCGGTCACCTCGACGTGAATCGCCGGGATGTTGTATTGCCCCGAGAGCAGCGTGCCGTACAGGTAGGTCGGGACGGCAGGGGCGAACAACGTCAGGTAGGCGCCGAGGTTCGCGACCGTCTTGACCCGCAGGGCGACGATCTTCCCCTGCGCGTCGAACGCCATCTCCACGTTGGTGTCGTGGTCGCGCCCGTGCGCATCGGTCAGGTACGCCTCGCTGCGCGTCGCCGTCCACTTGACCGGGCGTCCCAGCGTCTTCGACGCCCACGCCACCACGCACTCCTCAGGATAGATGAAGATCTTGGAACCGAAGCCCCCACCGACATCCGGCGCGATGACGCGGAACTTGTGCTCCGGGATCCCGAGGACGAAGGCCCCCATGATGAGGCGGTGCACGTGCGGGTTCTGCGACGTCACGTACAGCGTCAGCTCGTCCGCCGCCGGATCGTAACTGGCGAGCGACGCGCGGGGCTCCATCGCGTTGGCGATGAGGCGCTGGTTCACCAGGTGCTGCCGGACGACGTGCTTGGCGCCGGCGACGGCCGCGTCGGTCGCGGCGGCATCACCCAGCTGCCAGGTGAAGGCGACGTTGCCCGGCGCGTCGGCGTGCACCTGCGGCGCCCCCGGCGCGAGGGCGGCCACCGCATCGGCCACCGCGGGATGGTCCGCGTAGTCGACCAGCACCGCGTCGGCGGCGTCGCGGGCGAGCATCGGGGTGTCGGCGATCACCACCGCCACCGCATTCCCCACGTGCGCCACCTTCCCGACCGCCAGGGGGCGGAACTCGGCGATCCTGATCCCCGGGTGCAGCCACCCCGGCGGGATCGGGTTCACCCCCGCGCGCTTCATGTCCTCGCCCGTGAGGACGGCATGCACCCCCGGCATCGCCCGCGCCGCGCTCGCGTCGATCGCGTTGATCGTCGCATTGGCGTGCGGCGACCGCACGAACGCCGCGTACAGCTGCCCCGTGAGCTTGAGGTCGTCGGTATAGCGCCCCGCCCCGGTGATGAAGCGCTGGTCCTCCTTGCGTCTGACGGACTCCCCGATGAGGGACGTCCCCGGCACTGCGGTCGTGGCCATGCGCCCTCCTCAGTCGGCGGCGACGGCGGAGCCACCGTCGGCCATGGTGTTGGCGGCCAGCTGCACCGCCTTCACGATGTTCTGGTAGCCGGTGCACCGGCACAGGTTCCCCTCCAGCGCGTGCCGGATCTCGTCCTCGGTCGGCGCCGGGTTGTGCGTCAGCAGGTCGAGGCTCGACATGATCATCCCGGGGGTGCAGAACCCGCACTGCAGCCCGTGCGCCTCGCGGAATGCCGCCTGCAGCGGGTGCAGTTCGCCGTTTGTCCCGATCCCCTCGATCGTCGTGACCTGCGCGCCGTCGGCCTGGACGGCGAGCACCGTGCACGACTTCACGCCGCGGCCATCCAGCAGGACGGTGCACGCCCCGCACTGGCTCGTGTCGCACCCGACGTGCGTCCCGGTCAAGCCGAGCACGTCACGCAGGAAGTGAACGAGCAGCGTGCGCGGCTCGACGTCGCGCGTGTAGGCACGCCCGTTCACCGAGACGTTGATCTCTGCCATGCTGACGCTCCGGAAGGAAGTTGGGTCCCCGCCCCCGGATGACCGAGGCGGGGTCGCTAGCATGGCGCACGGTCCCTGACGCGTCAAGCAACCGCCGGCACGCACCGACGGCGCGGCTACCGCGCCCACGGCGCGGCTACCGCGCCCATGGCGCGGCTACCGCGCCACCCCCTTCCGCAGGACCCGCCCCGGCCGCGCCGACGTCATCGCGCCGTTGGCCACCACCCGCACGCCGTTCACCAGCACCTCGTCGATCCCCACCGGGTACTGGTGCGGAGCGGTGAACGTCGCCTGGTCCGCCACGGTCGCCGCGTCGAAGACCACCAGGTTGGCGGTCGCCCCCTCGCGCACCTCCCCATGATCCGGGAGCCCCAACCGCGCCGCCGGCATCCCGGTCATCTTGTGTACCGCCTGCTCCAGCGACAGAACGCCGAGCTCGCGCACGTATCGCCCCAATACCCGCGGGAAGGTCCCGTAGGCGCGCGGGTGCGGTTGCCCCTCCCCCGGCCTCGTCAGGCGGCCGTCGGACGCGATCATCGTCTGCGGATGCCCCATGATCCGCCGCACGTCCCCCTCGTCGATCACGTGGTAGATCATCGACGCCCCGCCGTTGAGCTCGCCTTCGACCACCAGCGGCGCGGCAGCCGCGGGCGTCGGCTCGACCCCGCGCTCCACCGCCCAATCGTACAGCGTCCGCCCCTCGAGGTCGTGCTTCCACGACACCCGACCGAACTGCACCCGCTTGATGTCGCCGCCGCCGCGGTCGTTCAGGAGGTACTCGATCACGCCACGAACGATGCTGTCGCGAAGCACCGGGTCCTTCATCCTGCGGGCCAGCGCGGTATCCCCATTGGCCAGTGCCCAGGGCGGAATCAGCACCGACAGGCTGGTCTGGCTCGCCGTGTACGGGTACTGGTCGATCATCACGTCGATCCCCGCGCTCCGCGCCGAATCCACCATCGCCAGCGTGCGCACGGACTGTCCCCACATCTGCCGGCCAATGGCCTTGTGGTGCGTCAGGACCACCGGGATGCGAGCCTCCCGGCCGATGGTGATCGCCTCCGCGACCCCCTCGAACAACCCCAACCCCTCCTCGCGCAGGTGCGAGGTGTAGATCCCGCCGCGCGCCGCGGCGACCCGGGCCAGCGCCACCACCTCGTCGGTCTTCGAGTAGAACCCCGGGATGTAGCGCAACCCGGTGCTCAGCCCGAAGGCACCGTCATCCATCCCGTCCGCCACCAGCGCCTGCATTCGCGCGAGCTCTGCCGCGGTTGGGGCGCGGTCGTCCAGCCCCATCACGCGCTCGCGGATGGAGTTGTGTCCGACGAGGAAGGCGACGTTCATCCCGAGCCCGGCGCGCTGCGCCGAGTCCATGTACGGCGCGAGCGGAAGGGGGCCGCCGCCGTCGGGCCCTCCCAGCGCCAGCGTGACCCCCTGCCGCACGTGGCTCTCCGCATCCGGGAGGCGCAGCAGCGGATCGAGGTGGGCATGCAGGTCGATGAAGCCCGGGGCCACGATGCGCCCCTCCGCTTCAATGACGGTGCCGGCCGATTGCGGATCGAGGCCCGAGCGCGAGACGCGCACGATGCGATCGCCCCGCAGCGCCACATCGGCCCGGAAGCGCGCGCTCCCCGTTCCGTCCACCACCGTCCCGCCCCGAATCAGGACGTCGTAGCGCTCGGCGAGCTGCGACCACGCGGGAGCGGCCGACACGGCGAGCAGGGGCGCGCTCAGGGAGATTCGGAGCATGAGCGCGAGGGCGCCGCGCAGCGGCGGCCTCGGGCGAAGCAGGCGCGACATCACGTTCAATCCTCTCGAAGTGGCTCTCGCCGGAAACGTGGCGAGCTGCACGCCACCGGGCAAACTCAATGCGAGTTGCCGCTCTCCTCCGGCACCGCCGGGCGCGCCGTCCAGGTCACCGACCAGCTGCGCTCCCCGCCGGGATCGACCCACGCCGCGCTCTTCCAGTCACCCAGCGCGTCGCTGAGCGAATCGGGGGCGCCGATGCAGGGGGAGAAGGCGAGGTTGAGGTACGGCGCCTCACGCCGGAACGGCGTCCACCCGCGCTTGTTGATCCACAGGCCGAAGTGCGTGACGATCCCGGGATCGAAGGTGGCGGTCAGCTCGGCGTCTCCCTCGCGCAGGGTGGCCCACCCCTGTGGCATGTCGAGAAAGAGCTTGCACGCGTACCGCTTGGCGACGTCGTGGGGGGCGACGAACTCGTGCACCTTCCCCCCACCGCGGACGAACGGCCAGCGGTGCTCGGAGCGTGCCTCGCCGAGGTCGATCTCGTGCCGCGCGAAGACGCGCAGCCGCGCGCCGCCGGGGAGGAGGACCCGCGTCGACGGGGTGAGCGGAAAGGTCGGGTGCGCCGACCAGATGAAGGGGATGCGCTCGGCGCCGTCGTTGACGAGCGCGTAGTCCATGCGCACCGAGCCGTCGGGGGTGACGCACACGGCACGTTGCAGCCGGTAGGGGAAGCGCGCCCCACGCCAGGTGAAGACCGCGCATTGCCCCTCGGCGGCGGTGCGCACGCCGAGCACCGGCTCCTGCGACCACAGCTCGCCGTGGTCGGGGAGCTCGATGCCCCCGAAGGTGCGCACCCACCCCGGGACGCGGCACGACGCGACCGTCGGGAAGCACTCGTCGAAGCCGCCACTGTCGCCGGTCTCGAGATACGAGGTCCCGTCGATGCCGCGGGCGAGGGGGACGACGTCGCTCGTCCAGAGCCACTCCCGCCCGCCCATGAACAGCTCGGTGATCTTCCCGCCTAACGACGGGACGAGGACCACCCGGGTCCCGCCACCGCGCAGCTCGAGGTAGCCGAAGTCGGCGGCGGTCGGGAAGTGCTTGCGGGGCTTGGCGCGGAAGGGGAGCTTCACCCGACCGACTCTACCGAGATGCCGCGCGTGGCGAGGATGCGTGCCACGGCCTCGCCGATCTTGTTGTTGGGCGTGCTGGCCCCTGCCGTGATCCCCACGCGCACCGCCCCGCGTGCCGGAAGCCATCCGGCCGCGTCCGCCTCGACGTGCCGGACGCCCGCCACCCGATAGTGCAGCGTCCCGCGTTCCGGATCGATCGACTCGGCATCCTCGACATGGTAGGTGGGAACCCGCTCCGCACAGAGCGCGGCGAGGGAAATTGTATTGCTCGAGTTGAAGCCGCCTATGACGATCATCACGTCGAGCGGCTCCTGCAGGAGCTCGTTCACGGCGTCCTGCCGGTCCTGCGTCGCCGAGCAGATCGTGTCGAAGGTCCGGTGGTGGGCCACCCGGTACTCCTCGCCGAAGGCACGGGCCATCGCCTTCCCCACCGCCTCG is from Gemmatimonadetes bacterium SCN 70-22 and encodes:
- a CDS encoding carbon monoxide dehydrogenase produces the protein MYPASFEYHAATSVPDALALLARYGDDAKLLAGGHSLIPVMKLRFATPAHLIDIGRIPALSAITDGGSAVHIGATARHASVVSSPVVRQKAPLLAEVASHIGDPLIRNMGTIGGSLAHADPAADLPAAMLALGATLVATGPGGTRAIAADDFFTDVFTTALQPGEMLTEIRVPARGAGGGGAYEKDPDPASGYAIVGIAAELQVSGGKIAAARIGMTGLGPKAMRLAAVEGALVGKPATAATVAAAASHAADGIVFVDDAKGSAAYKGNLARVHTRRALTRALAAAAG
- a CDS encoding carbon monoxide dehydrogenase; translated protein: MATTAVPGTSLIGESVRRKEDQRFITGAGRYTDDLKLTGQLYAAFVRSPHANATINAIDASAARAMPGVHAVLTGEDMKRAGVNPIPPGWLHPGIRIAEFRPLAVGKVAHVGNAVAVVIADTPMLARDAADAVLVDYADHPAVADAVAALAPGAPQVHADAPGNVAFTWQLGDAAATDAAVAGAKHVVRQHLVNQRLIANAMEPRASLASYDPAADELTLYVTSQNPHVHRLIMGAFVLGIPEHKFRVIAPDVGGGFGSKIFIYPEECVVAWASKTLGRPVKWTATRSEAYLTDAHGRDHDTNVEMAFDAQGKIVALRVKTVANLGAYLTLFAPAVPTYLYGTLLSGQYNIPAIHVEVTAAYTHTTPVDAYRGAGRPEATYVLERTLDVAAHQLGIDPAELRRRNLVAPDAFPFQTAVALQYDSGNYEPALDKALAMVDYQGLRAEQAAARAKGKYLGIGLSSYIEACGLAPSHIVGALGAQAGLYESGVVRIHPTGKVTVFTGSHSHGQGHETTFAQVVASELGCSMDDVEIVHGDTGRVPFGMGTYGSRSGAVGGAALFNSLQKVKEKGRRIAAHLLEAAPEDVDFAGGNYFVKGSPQRTKGFGEVALAAYLAHNIPEGMEPGLEATTFFNPGNFVFPFGTHIAVVEVDGETGHVTVRRYVAVDDFGNVINPMIVDGQLHGGIAQGTAQALWEGAQYDSNGQLLTGSLMNYAIPKAEFLPNFETDRTVTPSPVNPLGVKGAGEAGTIASTAAVANAVIDALSPFGITHLDMPLTAGRIWSAIQDAKGGN
- a CDS encoding aminoacylase, which encodes MLRISLSAPLLAVSAAPAWSQLAERYDVLIRGGTVVDGTGSARFRADVALRGDRIVRVSRSGLDPQSAGTVIEAEGRIVAPGFIDLHAHLDPLLRLPDAESHVRQGVTLALGGPDGGGPLPLAPYMDSAQRAGLGMNVAFLVGHNSIRERVMGLDDRAPTAAELARMQALVADGMDDGAFGLSTGLRYIPGFYSKTDEVVALARVAAARGGIYTSHLREEGLGLFEGVAEAITIGREARIPVVLTHHKAIGRQMWGQSVRTLAMVDSARSAGIDVMIDQYPYTASQTSLSVLIPPWALANGDTALARRMKDPVLRDSIVRGVIEYLLNDRGGGDIKRVQFGRVSWKHDLEGRTLYDWAVERGVEPTPAAAAPLVVEGELNGGASMIYHVIDEGDVRRIMGHPQTMIASDGRLTRPGEGQPHPRAYGTFPRVLGRYVRELGVLSLEQAVHKMTGMPAARLGLPDHGEVREGATANLVVFDAATVADQATFTAPHQYPVGIDEVLVNGVRVVANGAMTSARPGRVLRKGVAR
- a CDS encoding carbon monoxide dehydrogenase — protein: MAEINVSVNGRAYTRDVEPRTLLVHFLRDVLGLTGTHVGCDTSQCGACTVLLDGRGVKSCTVLAVQADGAQVTTIEGIGTNGELHPLQAAFREAHGLQCGFCTPGMIMSSLDLLTHNPAPTEDEIRHALEGNLCRCTGYQNIVKAVQLAANTMADGGSAVAAD